Proteins found in one Lycium ferocissimum isolate CSIRO_LF1 chromosome 6, AGI_CSIRO_Lferr_CH_V1, whole genome shotgun sequence genomic segment:
- the LOC132061367 gene encoding uncharacterized protein LOC132061367, translating to MDNGANLNSHLMKDISEQFKITHRNSTAYQPQLNGAVEDANMNIKTILMKMIDNYKNWQEQLPYALLGYRMTTRTSTGATPYLLAYGTEAVIPAEVEIPSLRIIQEAELKDAEWVKTRYEQLAMIEEKRMVAVCHEQLYRQRMSRAFNKRVRTRLFQIKQLVLKRVFPHQEKYKGEFELN from the coding sequence ATGGACAATGGTGCCAATTTGAACAGCCATTTGATGAAAGACATCAGTGAACAATTCAAAATCACTCACAGGAACTCTACCGCCTATCAACCACAGCTGAATGGAGCCGTAGAAGATGCCAATATGAACATCAAAACGATTTTGATGAAGATGATCGACAACTACAAGAATTGGCAGGAGCAACTGCCTTATGCTTTGTTGGGATACAGAATGACCACCAGAACTTCGACCGGGGCAACCCCGTACCTCCTCGCTTATGGTACGGAGGCGGTTATACCCGCAGAAGTAGAAATCCCTTCACTCAGGATCATCCAAGAGGCAGAACTAAAGGATGCAGAATGGGTCAAGACCCGTTATGAACAATTAGCCATgatagaagaaaaaagaatggtGGCAGTATGCCACGAACAGCTGTATAGACAGAGAATGTCTAGAGCCTTCAACAAGCGGGTTAGAACTCGGCTTTTCCAGATCAAACAACTCGTGCTCAAGCGAGTCTTCCCTCACCAAGAGAAATATAAAGGGGAATTCGAGCTGAACTAG